The genome window CATAACCACCATCAAAGTTGTGTAATTCTACCAGACGATCACTCATTTGGTACTCATAATGCATCTTAACTGCAAGCCATGGCGATTTTTGCTGTATAAAGTCACGATCTAGCTTTTTATCTAGTAAAGATCTTTTTCCAGTTGCCATTATAAATTGCTTGCATTGTAAAATTTGAGTGGCAGTGCTGACTTGAAAAGAACCTTCTTCAAAAACGGCATCAATGACCTTATCTTGAAGGAAATTAGCGTTTTTAATGGCTTTCTGGTACAGAAGATGATCGAGATGATACCTGGAGATGCCTTTACCACCTTGAGGCAATGGACACTCTATGGATTTATGACCAGCAATGGTGAATTTTAAGTTTTCTAAATCCACAGAAGATTCTTGATCGAGATCAATCTCTACTTCTTTTAGGAATCTGATGACTTCATTACTCAGGTATTCCCCACACATTTTATGACGCGGATAAGCATCTGGATCTATACACAGTACGCTGAAATCTTTAGAAAACAAAATTGCCGCTGTCAGACCTGAAAGTCCGCCACCGGCAATAATTATATCGTATTGTTTTTTCACTATTCAAAGATAGCGGCTATAGACGTATCTTTAGTTAATTAGACTCATTATCTTTATATTTTGTCTTCTGTATAAATTTTAAGATCAAATATATAAATAAGAGCGATCCAAATAAAATTAATAAAGTAACCGCTGTATTCATTAACGAACCACCTTCAGGGTT of Nonlabens sp. Ci31 contains these proteins:
- a CDS encoding NAD(P)/FAD-dependent oxidoreductase encodes the protein MKKQYDIIIAGGGLSGLTAAILFSKDFSVLCIDPDAYPRHKMCGEYLSNEVIRFLKEVEIDLDQESSVDLENLKFTIAGHKSIECPLPQGGKGISRYHLDHLLYQKAIKNANFLQDKVIDAVFEEGSFQVSTATQILQCKQFIMATGKRSLLDKKLDRDFIQQKSPWLAVKMHYEYQMSDRLVELHNFDGGYAGISKIENGHVNLCYLASYDSFKKHKNVDEFNKNVLSKNEFLSDFFKNATPVWEQPITISQISFEKKEPIENNILMLGDTAGLIHPLCGNGMAMAIHSAKIAFEELNPYLKDVLSREQALKNYANRWEKTFRKRLKIGRILQGILLNKTYTGLGLWFLRKFPFLLSTTIKGTHGKPI